Genomic window (Enterobacteriaceae bacterium 4M9):
TCCACCAGTTTGGGGTCGTCAGCGTTGGCGTTCTCCCCAGGCTGTGCCTGCGTCATCTGCCCGAGCATGCTGCGGTTACGCCACGCACGCCAGCCTTTGCCAATAAGCTTTATCAGCAGCCAGAGTGCGCAGATAGCGATAATGGCAATCTGGCGGTTAAGCGACGATTCCAGCGGACGGTAATCCCCGATGGACACCCACGGGCCGATAAACCAGATAATCATCGAGATGGAGCCGATGCCGACCATGCCCCACATAAAACGGCTGCCGATGACAGAAATCAATGAGCTCAGCATTAGTTTTCTCCCGACGCAGACGACGTGAACTTAGGTGCCAACTGAAGGGTGATTTCCACCCGGCGGTTGAGTGCTTTATTGGCCCGGTTGCTGTTCGGTGCCAGTGGCTCCAGTTCACCTTTGCCTTCAATCATCAGGCGACCCGGATCGCGCAGTGTCTTTTTCAGCAATGAACTGACCGAACCGGCGCGCTCCAGCGACAAGTCATAGTTAGAGGCAAAGCGGGTGCTGCGAATCGGATCGTTGTCGGTGTAGCCGACGACCAGCACTTTTCCTTCGATTTGGTTCAGCGCCTGGGCTACACGCACGATGATGGGGCGATAGTTATCGCGCACCACGGTGGAGCCTGAGTCAAACAGGCCGTCGCCACGCAGGATGACAATGCTTTGCTGCTCTTCGTCACGCACGCTGACCAGTCCCTCGCGAATTTCGCGCTCAAGATACCTACGTAGCTCGGCCAGCGCCGGAGCCGGTGCGCTCGGTGCGGCCGGTAGCTCGGCTGCGCGCACTTCCGGTAGCTCCAGCTGGTAAATAGAGGCAATCACCGGCGTAGAGGCTTCGCCCAGCCGCCAGTCCAGCGAGATAAACCACAGGCACGACAGCAGACCCAGCAGCGCCGCGCAGGCCCACAGCGGTAGCATCGGACGCCAGCGCGTCTGGTCAACCGGCAGGTCGGTCGGATGAGGCGAAAGAGGCGGTGGGTAGCTGCCGCGCACGGAGTCAATGATTTGCGCCAGACGCTGGCGCAGGGTCTCAAGCTGTGAAAAGCCGTTGTCGATAATGTGATAGCGGCCCTCAAAACCCAGCAGCAGGCAGAAGTTAAGCAGTTCCAGCAGGTGGAGATTCTTCTGCGGCTGCTTCGACAGGCGCGCCAGCAACTGGAAGAACTTCTCACCGCCCCAGGTTTCATTGTGAAAAGAAACCAGCAGCCCGTTACTCGACCAGACGGTGTTTTTGCCCCATGGCGTGAGCATTGCGGCTTCATCAAGCGCAGTGCACAGGCAGTAGCGTGCGCCAATCAGCACCTCGTAAGGCACGCCTGCCTGTTGGCCGCGCACTTCGAAACGACGAATGTCGTCAATCAGCGTCTGACGCAGCTTTGCCGGGTCGGGGTGCGCACTGCGATAACGGATGGCCGGGATCATGTTGAGCAGCGGGTTGGCTGCCATCACCAGTGGGTTATCAACCCACACCTGGGCCGGGCGTGGCGTTGTTTCGCGATTATTTTGTGATGAAGTCGTTTGCATGAAACTGTCCTGTTTCCTGAGCGTAACGCCGCCAGATTACGAATGGCGAATCGCCCAAAACTCCATATTCAACCCGGGAAAATCCCCGGCCAGGTGGAGCGCAAACGCCCCCGATTTGCTGAGTTTGTTCCACAACTCGCCGCCGCTCTCCAGCTCGAAGTAGCTGTACCCTGCGTGATAGGGCAACTGACGTGGCGCTACCGGAATGCTGCGCAAACTAATGCCAGGCAATTGCAACTGCACGAGGTCGCGGATGCTGTTGACCGGCGCCACTTTGAGTTGCGCCGGGAAGTGCGTGCGCAGCATCTCGGTCGGGACATCGGCATTGACCGCAATGACGAAACCGAATTCGCGAATCATGCTGGCGTGCGGGATAGTGGCAATGTTCAGGCCGTGGGAGCGTTCGACCAGCGGTAGCTGAATGGCGTTTTCCTCAAACACAATGGAAAGCCCCTGGCGCAGCCGGTTCATCAGCTCGCCAAAGCAGGTGGCGAGGTCGTCGTGGTCATACACCGGCAGCACCTCCCCGGCGATGCGCGCCGGGGTGAAGGTCATTAGCTCGCTGGCAAGCGCCAGCCACTCGGCGAACAGCCTTTCCGGGTGCCAGTGGTTGCTGTGAGAAGCGTGATGCGAGATGCCAATAAAGCGGTTGATAAGCTGCAACATCATAAAATCCGACGTTTCGGAAATGCCGCCGCGTCCGGTCTGCATCAGTCGTGCTCCCAGGTGCTGGCTGCGCTGTTGCAGCAAACCCAGCACATCGGTCATAAAAGCACTGAGCAGCGGGTTGCGCTGGCAGGAGAGCGTGGGCGCAATGTAGTCGGCGTCAATTTTCAGGCTGTTATCAGCGCTACGCTCCAGTACCCGCAGCACGCCAATGGCGCACCAGTCGGCGGTGAGTTCACTTTGCGTCATCAGTTGCAGGCGCATCTGGCCAAACTGTAGCTCGGCACTGCCAACGGCCACCGCATTCATATCTTCCACTTCCGCTTCATAGGCGACGTAGCGGGCAAGGGAGTCGGCCGTATTGCTAAACGTGACCTGGCGGCTACCGACGCGCTGGACCGGCAGGGCGAGCATCACGTTGGTGGTGTTTTTCCCTTCGGGTATGCTCAGCGGGCGTGGCGCTTCGCTGGCCCCGCTGAAGGAAAAATAGCTGCCATCAGGCATAATGCCGCTGGCGGCGTTCAGGGCAATATTCCCCATGCGCAGCGCATTTTCGTCAATCTCAAGGCGAGTGAAGCCCCAGTAATATTGCTGTAGCGCCATACCCCACGAGCGAATAAGGTGCTCAAGGTAGTTTTCTGATTGTTGAAAATGATGCGGACGCAGGAACATCCCTTCCGTCCAGACAACTTTATGCTCGTGTTTCATTAAGCAGTCCTTGCCTTGCAATATTAATTCACCAGCGGCCGCAGGGTGCAGGGCTTCCCCGTTCCAGACGGCAGCGTGAATCAGACGTTATTTCTTTTTTTATTCTGGCTTTGCTTTTTCGTCACGACGGGGGTCGATACGCAGCCCCTGTCCGTCAGCAATGAGCGTGATTTCCTGTGGCGGCTGGTCATCGACCCAGAATTTATAAAAGGGCGCTTTTTCCGGGTTATCTATCGCTACGGCAATTCGCCAGACTTTATTTTTTAAATTCTGAAATTCACCGGTGACACCGATGTAATAACGCTCATCTGTTTTTTTACCACTCAATTTTAGTGTTTCACTGTCTGGCAATAAAAACAGGGGTTCGCTGTCGATAAGATTATTTCCCAGCACGGCTTTGGGATTGTCGTGCAGTGAAAAATAATCAGCATTCATAAATGCGGTATCGGAGCGCAATTTAAATATATTTATTTTCAACGGCACTGGCTGCCCGGCGGCGTTGATGTTGGCCTCGCGTGTAGCACGCAGCGTTAAGTTGTAATACGCCTGCGCCTGCTGTTCGCCCTGAGGTAGCTGGACCTCAGGTATGTTGTTTACGCTCGGTTTTGAGCATCCGAACAACAGTGTGATGAAAATGAGGGTATACCGCCATTTTCCCTCAAACGTAACCATAGCCTCTCCTTGCCTGAACTATCATTGTTACCGGAAAACCGCTCCGGTTACGACATAATGACAATCGGGCACGCGCTGGGTAATACGCGCGCCCCGCAAATATTGGTTAAGTTTTGCTGCGTCAGGTCGGTTAATCGCGTGGCAGGTGCGCCTGCCAGTAAGACCTTGCCTGAGCCGGTAATATGACGCGATATCGCTGCGACAGTACCGGAGGCTACGCCGCCGCATACGCCAGGCGCATCACCAAAGGTTACCGGGATGATGGTTAATAAATTATGTGCCGGCACTCCGCCAAATAAAATATGCAGAATGTTGGGCAGGGCTAACAGGCCCAGCCCGATATTCGGATAGGCAATCGGAATGGGAAGCGGCGGCGTCAGACACACGTCGGGTAGCGCCAGATCCAGTCCTCCAGCCTGACAATTTGCAAACATCGCTCTGCTCCTTAGTTAGCCCACGTGAATTTGTTCGGAATCAATACGGGTAATGTCTTTCGCACTGATAAGCGTATTGCGCGCGTGCAGGCGCAGATAATCCTCGGCCTGGTAGTCGAGTTGCCCGGCACGCACATGTTCAGTCTGTTTGACCTGGCGAAACAGCGTCTGGCTGAGTTGCGTCACGGTTTGCCAGACCGACTCGCAGCGGTTGCCGACCCAGCGACCAATGCCGACGCGGGCGCTGACTTCCTCTCCCTCGAACTCAAGCGTGTCGATGGCACAGCGGCCACGTTCGGCGGTCATCTGTAAATCCTGGCCTGACAGGGCCAGCTGACGTTCGCTTTCAAGCGTGAGTGAACCGCCGATGGTCGAAATACACAAAGAACCGTTAACGCCAATGTGTGAGAGATTTTCCGGGCTCGCCCGCTCCAGCACGGCCAGCAGCCACAGTGTGTCGTTATCTGACTGGACGATGAGAACGGTATCCCCCAACTCGGGTGTCAGCAGGCAGCTTGCCGCCCGGCGGCAGGTCCAGCCAAGACCGTTGCTTTCCACTACAACGTTGCCGTTGGGGGAAATATCCACCACCTGACCGCTGCTCTGTTGAGGCAGGTGGACAGGTAAAGCATGTGAGGCGTGTGCTGTATTCATATTTTTTCCTTTTCGGACCTTAGCGATAGCTCGCCTGCTGCGACAAACTCCAGTTTTCCGCTTCAAGCAGGTCGGGGTCGTTTTCCAGAATCTCGGTTTTGTCACCCCAGCGCGTATCAGCCGTGACGGCGCGGTGAAACTGGGTGCGCGCCAGGCTTGCGCCTTCAAAGCTGGCACCACTGATGTCAGCACGGGTAAAGTCAGCGCCGTCGAGACGGGCGTCGGCAAACGCGGTGCCTGGCGCCTGGCTGCGGGTAAAAATTGCCTGTACCAGTTGGCTGCGGGTGAAGTTGGTGGCCGTCAGCGTGGCATCTATCCATGCCGTGTGGTTCAGCAGGCTGGCACTGCAATCGGCATGGGCAAGATTGGCCCCCACAAACTGGGCGTAGTCGGCCTGCACTTCGTTGAGGTTAGCGCGCTGTAGAGACGCGCCGTGGAACAGGCTACGGTGCAGCACCGCCGAGGCAAAATTTGCCTCATCAAGCGTGTTGCGGGTAAACAGGCATTCGGTAAGGACCATGCTGCTGTAGTCCACGCCCTGTTGCTGGCACTCAAAGAAGTTCACCTGCTCAAAACGGGTGCGTGTGGGGCGATAGTGGCGCAGATCGAGCCGGTGGAAGGTGGTTTTCACCAGCTGCGCGTCGGTGAAGTCACTGTCATCAAGCGTAACCGCGCTGAGGGCGCATTTACTCAGCTGCGCGCGCTGAAAATGGCTGTTGTGCAACGGGCAGCCCACGAACTGGACTGCGCGCGCCTGAATGTCACTGAAGTCCGCATGTTGCAGATTGTTTTCACTGAAAATCAGGGTGCTTAATACCGCTCCGGTAAAGCGCGTGTGAGG
Coding sequences:
- a CDS encoding DotU family type VI secretion system protein translates to MQTTSSQNNRETTPRPAQVWVDNPLVMAANPLLNMIPAIRYRSAHPDPAKLRQTLIDDIRRFEVRGQQAGVPYEVLIGARYCLCTALDEAAMLTPWGKNTVWSSNGLLVSFHNETWGGEKFFQLLARLSKQPQKNLHLLELLNFCLLLGFEGRYHIIDNGFSQLETLRQRLAQIIDSVRGSYPPPLSPHPTDLPVDQTRWRPMLPLWACAALLGLLSCLWFISLDWRLGEASTPVIASIYQLELPEVRAAELPAAPSAPAPALAELRRYLEREIREGLVSVRDEEQQSIVILRGDGLFDSGSTVVRDNYRPIIVRVAQALNQIEGKVLVVGYTDNDPIRSTRFASNYDLSLERAGSVSSLLKKTLRDPGRLMIEGKGELEPLAPNSNRANKALNRRVEITLQLAPKFTSSASGEN
- the tssK gene encoding type VI secretion system baseplate subunit TssK, with amino-acid sequence MKHEHKVVWTEGMFLRPHHFQQSENYLEHLIRSWGMALQQYYWGFTRLEIDENALRMGNIALNAASGIMPDGSYFSFSGASEAPRPLSIPEGKNTTNVMLALPVQRVGSRQVTFSNTADSLARYVAYEAEVEDMNAVAVGSAELQFGQMRLQLMTQSELTADWCAIGVLRVLERSADNSLKIDADYIAPTLSCQRNPLLSAFMTDVLGLLQQRSQHLGARLMQTGRGGISETSDFMMLQLINRFIGISHHASHSNHWHPERLFAEWLALASELMTFTPARIAGEVLPVYDHDDLATCFGELMNRLRQGLSIVFEENAIQLPLVERSHGLNIATIPHASMIREFGFVIAVNADVPTEMLRTHFPAQLKVAPVNSIRDLVQLQLPGISLRSIPVAPRQLPYHAGYSYFELESGGELWNKLSKSGAFALHLAGDFPGLNMEFWAIRHS
- the tssJ gene encoding type VI secretion system lipoprotein TssJ — its product is MVTFEGKWRYTLIFITLLFGCSKPSVNNIPEVQLPQGEQQAQAYYNLTLRATREANINAAGQPVPLKINIFKLRSDTAFMNADYFSLHDNPKAVLGNNLIDSEPLFLLPDSETLKLSGKKTDERYYIGVTGEFQNLKNKVWRIAVAIDNPEKAPFYKFWVDDQPPQEITLIADGQGLRIDPRRDEKAKPE
- a CDS encoding DUF4150 domain-containing protein; the encoded protein is MFANCQAGGLDLALPDVCLTPPLPIPIAYPNIGLGLLALPNILHILFGGVPAHNLLTIIPVTFGDAPGVCGGVASGTVAAISRHITGSGKVLLAGAPATRLTDLTQQNLTNICGARVLPSACPIVIMS
- a CDS encoding DUF3540 domain-containing protein; this encodes MNTAHASHALPVHLPQQSSGQVVDISPNGNVVVESNGLGWTCRRAASCLLTPELGDTVLIVQSDNDTLWLLAVLERASPENLSHIGVNGSLCISTIGGSLTLESERQLALSGQDLQMTAERGRCAIDTLEFEGEEVSARVGIGRWVGNRCESVWQTVTQLSQTLFRQVKQTEHVRAGQLDYQAEDYLRLHARNTLISAKDITRIDSEQIHVG
- a CDS encoding pentapeptide repeat-containing protein — protein: MMDMDAAQLQRRVQAGELIENLSLRAINLAGVALAGGIFRQVDFEGADLSGCNLEHSLFIDCNLAHATLAHSKLPHASFSQCNMPHTRFTGAVLSTLIFSENNLQHADFSDIQARAVQFVGCPLHNSHFQRAQLSKCALSAVTLDDSDFTDAQLVKTTFHRLDLRHYRPTRTRFEQVNFFECQQQGVDYSSMVLTECLFTRNTLDEANFASAVLHRSLFHGASLQRANLNEVQADYAQFVGANLAHADCSASLLNHTAWIDATLTATNFTRSQLVQAIFTRSQAPGTAFADARLDGADFTRADISGASFEGASLARTQFHRAVTADTRWGDKTEILENDPDLLEAENWSLSQQASYR